The following proteins are co-located in the Chryseobacterium daecheongense genome:
- a CDS encoding Crp/Fnr family transcriptional regulator: protein MSSVNTIQTMIDAGLFQAQKTIQRYQFLKVKGETDTHIYFVQEGSVRIFIMDEDEERIVRFGYKGNIIVSLDSFLSEKPSDFYIQAIKRTTVKIASKNNFYELIRSDDQHLNWWTHVLEDLVLQQIEREKDLLIYSPRERFERVLKRSPKLFQEIPNKYIANYLRMSPETLSRLKKS from the coding sequence ATGAGTTCTGTAAATACCATCCAAACAATGATCGATGCCGGTTTATTTCAGGCTCAGAAAACCATTCAGCGATACCAGTTTTTAAAAGTAAAAGGAGAGACTGATACCCATATTTACTTTGTTCAAGAAGGAAGTGTAAGGATTTTTATCATGGATGAGGATGAAGAACGGATCGTCAGGTTCGGATATAAGGGGAACATTATTGTTTCACTTGATTCTTTTTTATCGGAAAAACCCTCTGATTTTTACATCCAGGCTATAAAAAGGACTACAGTAAAAATAGCCTCCAAGAATAATTTTTATGAGTTGATCCGGTCGGATGATCAGCATCTGAATTGGTGGACCCATGTTCTGGAAGATCTCGTTCTGCAACAGATTGAAAGGGAAAAAGATCTCCTGATCTATTCTCCCCGTGAGCGTTTTGAAAGGGTTTTGAAAAGAAGTCCGAAGCTGTTTCAGGAGATTCCCAATAAATATATTGCCAATTATCTGCGCATGAGCCCCGAAACATTATCGAGGCTAAAGAAATCTTGA
- a CDS encoding methylated-DNA--[protein]-cysteine S-methyltransferase has translation MRLTEDRMYQASLEKDSTFEGTYWMAVKTTGIFCRPTCTARKPKRENVEFFLDTKDAIAHGYRACKVCRPLEKLNETPSYIRELLNELMGDESVKIKDSDLIARNIEPVTVRRWFLKNHGITFHAFQRKLKVNKAFKRIKNGESILDAAMASGYESLSGFNERFKNIVGVSPKHTGRQKIIDLKRIETPLGTMFACAVDEGICLLEFTDRKNMDRQFASLSKFLNAEIVQGENKHFQQLERELQEYFEGRRKSFDVPLYITGTEFQEKVWQLLREIPIGETRTYKQQSEVLGNPKAIRAVGTANGINKIAILVPCHRVIGSNGDLVGYAGGIWRKQKLLELEKAILF, from the coding sequence ATGAGGCTTACAGAAGACAGAATGTATCAGGCTTCCCTGGAAAAGGATTCCACATTTGAAGGAACGTACTGGATGGCCGTAAAAACGACCGGAATATTCTGCCGTCCCACCTGCACTGCCAGAAAGCCCAAAAGAGAAAATGTGGAGTTTTTTTTAGACACGAAAGACGCTATCGCACATGGTTACAGAGCATGCAAAGTATGCAGGCCGCTAGAAAAACTCAATGAAACACCATCCTACATCCGGGAATTGCTGAATGAATTAATGGGTGATGAATCGGTGAAAATCAAGGACTCCGACTTAATCGCGAGAAATATAGAGCCTGTAACAGTTCGCCGTTGGTTTTTGAAAAATCACGGGATCACTTTTCATGCTTTTCAAAGGAAACTGAAGGTAAATAAGGCTTTCAAAAGGATTAAAAACGGGGAAAGTATTCTCGATGCCGCAATGGCCTCGGGTTATGAAAGTCTGAGTGGTTTTAATGAACGCTTTAAAAATATAGTAGGAGTCTCCCCAAAACATACAGGAAGGCAGAAGATTATTGACCTTAAAAGGATTGAAACACCTTTAGGAACCATGTTTGCCTGTGCTGTTGATGAAGGAATCTGTCTTCTTGAATTTACAGACCGGAAAAATATGGACCGGCAGTTTGCTTCGTTGTCAAAATTCCTCAATGCAGAAATCGTTCAGGGAGAAAACAAACATTTCCAGCAGCTCGAAAGAGAATTACAGGAATATTTTGAGGGAAGGCGAAAGTCTTTTGATGTTCCGTTATACATAACGGGTACAGAGTTTCAGGAAAAAGTATGGCAGCTGCTACGTGAAATTCCAATAGGAGAGACCAGGACCTATAAGCAGCAATCTGAGGTTTTAGGAAATCCAAAGGCTATACGTGCTGTAGGAACCGCCAACGGGATTAATAAAATAGCTATATTGGTTCCTTGTCATAGGGTGATCGGGTCTAATGGTGATCTGGTAGGCTATGCCGGTGGCATCTGGAGAAAACAAAAATTACTGGAGCTGGAAAAAGCGATCTTATTCTGA
- a CDS encoding isocitrate lyase/phosphoenolpyruvate mutase family protein produces MTNIQIFRDLHHGNEPLLVGNVWNVQSAKVYEKLGYKALATSSSAVAHSLGYEDGEEMSFDEYFYMAERILKSVHIPVSVDLESGYGNTTDEIVSNISKLSAAGAVGINIEDSIVVDGKRRLLSQDEIYEKFRPVISKLKDNAVEIFINFRTDPFLMGIENPVEETLQRIRIFEELGVDGIFVPCITDEEDIKTIVNSTETPINVMCMPELPDFETLKTLNVKRISSGSFLNGYIYDRLEDVGREVVAKQSFSSIFIS; encoded by the coding sequence ATGACAAATATTCAAATTTTCAGAGATCTGCATCATGGTAATGAACCTTTATTGGTGGGAAATGTATGGAATGTACAAAGCGCGAAAGTATACGAAAAGCTGGGCTATAAAGCTTTAGCCACTTCAAGCTCTGCGGTAGCCCATAGTTTGGGGTACGAGGATGGAGAAGAGATGAGTTTTGATGAGTATTTCTATATGGCTGAAAGGATACTGAAATCTGTTCATATTCCTGTATCTGTGGACCTGGAATCGGGTTATGGAAATACAACCGATGAGATCGTTTCCAATATTTCCAAACTGTCGGCTGCCGGAGCTGTAGGGATTAATATTGAAGACAGTATCGTGGTGGACGGAAAAAGGAGATTACTATCACAGGATGAGATTTATGAGAAATTCCGACCTGTTATTTCAAAACTGAAAGACAATGCTGTTGAAATTTTCATCAATTTCCGCACAGATCCCTTTTTGATGGGAATTGAAAATCCTGTTGAAGAAACTTTGCAAAGAATCCGGATCTTTGAAGAACTGGGAGTGGATGGGATATTTGTACCGTGTATTACCGATGAAGAGGATATCAAAACCATTGTGAACTCCACGGAGACTCCTATTAATGTTATGTGTATGCCGGAATTACCCGATTTTGAAACTTTAAAAACGCTTAATGTTAAAAGAATTTCCTCCGGTAGTTTTTTAAATGGATACATTTATGATCGTTTGGAAGATGTGGGCCGCGAGGTTGTTGCAAAACAAAGCTTTTCATCTATTTTTATATCATAA
- a CDS encoding DUF2911 domain-containing protein, with protein MKKLLFAVCLSASALSFAQDYSVPAASPRQRVEQQFSMSKITIDYGRPGVKGRKIFGELVPYGQVWRAGANSSTKITFGQSVNFGGKTVPAGTYGLFIIPTEKEWKVILNKDFQQWGAYTYDPKQDVVDVTVPVNKLADKQEWFEITLNPTDENSGNLVIKWDMAQAEVALKPAKLDAVIKISDKLKEIKKIETDAAKTKS; from the coding sequence GTGAAGAAATTACTATTCGCAGTTTGCCTGTCTGCTTCAGCTTTAAGTTTTGCACAGGATTATTCTGTACCGGCAGCAAGTCCACGTCAGAGAGTGGAACAACAATTTTCGATGTCTAAGATTACGATCGATTATGGAAGACCCGGAGTGAAAGGCCGTAAAATTTTCGGTGAATTGGTTCCTTATGGACAGGTGTGGAGAGCAGGAGCAAACTCTTCGACAAAAATTACTTTCGGACAGTCCGTTAACTTTGGAGGAAAAACAGTTCCTGCAGGAACTTATGGACTATTCATTATTCCAACAGAAAAAGAATGGAAAGTTATTTTAAATAAAGATTTCCAGCAGTGGGGCGCGTACACCTATGATCCAAAGCAGGATGTTGTAGACGTTACCGTACCCGTAAATAAATTAGCAGATAAGCAGGAATGGTTTGAAATTACATTAAACCCTACCGATGAAAATTCCGGAAATTTGGTTATTAAGTGGGATATGGCTCAGGCAGAAGTTGCTTTGAAGCCGGCAAAATTAGATGCGGTGATCAAAATTTCTGATAAGTTGAAAGAAATCAAGAAAATAGAAACCGACGCAGCTAAAACCAAAAGCTAA
- a CDS encoding DinB family protein, which yields MKILTAQLLSELKEITQNNTRYVETLLNRTDQELNYRTSENSWTVLECIAHLNRYGQFYIPEIQRRILSSKFPSKVTFLPGILGDYFAKSMLPKEKLNPMKTFKTMNPIHSKLDKNVLKDFIEQQHQLLGLLEKAKDINLEKTRTSISISKLIKLKLGDTLRFVIYHHLRHIEQAKKVLESLKN from the coding sequence ATGAAAATTCTTACCGCTCAATTATTATCAGAATTAAAGGAAATTACGCAAAATAACACCCGGTACGTAGAAACTCTTCTCAATAGAACGGATCAGGAACTCAATTACAGAACCTCTGAAAACTCCTGGACTGTACTGGAATGTATAGCGCACCTTAACCGGTATGGTCAATTTTATATTCCGGAAATCCAACGTAGGATATTATCCTCAAAATTTCCATCCAAAGTTACTTTTTTACCTGGAATTTTAGGGGACTACTTCGCAAAGTCAATGCTTCCAAAAGAGAAGCTTAATCCAATGAAAACATTCAAAACAATGAATCCCATTCACAGTAAATTGGATAAGAACGTGTTAAAGGATTTTATTGAACAACAGCATCAATTACTCGGACTGCTTGAGAAAGCTAAAGATATTAACCTTGAAAAGACCAGAACGAGCATCAGTATTTCAAAGCTTATTAAACTGAAGCTGGGAGACACTTTACGTTTTGTGATCTACCATCATTTGAGGCATATCGAGCAGGCAAAAAAAGTATTGGAAAGTCTTAAAAATTAA